In one window of Candidatus Neomarinimicrobiota bacterium DNA:
- a CDS encoding ImmA/IrrE family metallo-endopeptidase produces MTNILPPRLSWDHIRDEAEKFRQEYVRPPDKIPVPIIEIAEIDLNIRINPQPGLRHRSDVEAFLESDLRTLCIDQDLYEDPRQEKRLRFTFAHEIGHLILHRIEISQIQFAGIEEWVDFRIKMKEEDNRWFESQAYEFAGRLLVPRNQLIDKIKEKSDGIQKYRDIADDEEALKDAISKLICDDFFVSAAVIYRRINAEKIWDELSM; encoded by the coding sequence TTGACCAATATCCTGCCTCCTCGTCTAAGTTGGGACCACATTAGAGATGAGGCTGAGAAATTCCGCCAAGAATACGTTAGACCTCCGGACAAGATACCTGTGCCTATCATTGAAATTGCTGAAATCGATCTTAACATTAGAATAAATCCCCAACCAGGACTCAGACATCGTAGTGACGTAGAAGCATTTCTTGAAAGTGACCTCAGAACCCTTTGTATTGATCAGGACCTTTATGAGGACCCAAGGCAGGAAAAGAGGCTCCGATTTACGTTCGCACATGAAATTGGACATCTCATTCTTCACAGGATCGAGATAAGCCAAATTCAATTTGCAGGAATCGAAGAGTGGGTAGATTTCCGTATCAAAATGAAGGAAGAGGATAATCGTTGGTTTGAAAGCCAAGCTTATGAATTTGCAGGAAGATTGTTGGTTCCGAGAAATCAACTAATAGACAAGATTAAAGAAAAAAGTGATGGCATTCAGAAATATCGTGACATCGCAGATGATGAGGAAGCACTTAAAGATGCCATTTCAAAGCTGATCTGTGATGATTTTTTTGTATCAGCAGCAGTCATATATCGTAGAATCAACGCCGAAAAGATTTGGGATGAACTCAGCATGTGA
- a CDS encoding helix-turn-helix transcriptional regulator encodes MASFGEYARNLRLERRITLREFCRTTGLDPSNWSKTERGLHPAPRTKEVLNSVAEALGLGNDSEEYLTLKELAAVSHIPSELVDSNLVNRLPIFFRTIRGEKPTTRELREIVKILRES; translated from the coding sequence ATGGCAAGCTTCGGTGAATATGCCAGGAATCTTAGACTTGAAAGAAGGATCACCCTGAGAGAATTCTGTAGGACAACAGGACTGGATCCGAGTAATTGGAGTAAGACAGAGAGAGGTTTACATCCGGCACCCAGAACCAAGGAAGTTCTGAATTCAGTTGCTGAGGCCCTCGGTTTAGGAAACGATTCTGAAGAGTATTTGACTCTTAAAGAGTTAGCGGCTGTTAGCCATATTCCAAGCGAGTTGGTTGACTCGAACCTGGTTAACAGACTCCCCATTTTCTTTCGAACAATTCGGGGTGAAAAACCTACCACGCGAGAATTGAGAGAGATTGTCAAGATCCTTAGGGAAAGCTGA